From Paenibacillus sp. FSL H8-0537:
GGCATTGTCCTTTATGATTAGAATGGCATCAACCGGAAGCAGATTATACATCCTGATCGTTTCATTTAAAATAAAGCTGGTGTTGCGGCTATTTAAAGAAGCTGCATACGGCACTTAAGTAGGAGGCATAATTAATGGAAGAAGCAAGGAGCACATTTGAAGTCGGAGCCATTGTGAGAGCAGAAGTAAGATCGGGCCTATATGTCGGAGAAGTAATGGAATTGCATGGACCCCGTGCATTGTTCAAGGTGCTGGCTGTCCTTAAGCATCCACAGCAAGGTGATTTGCATCATCCGTATGAGCCGGATGTGCCGCTGTTTCATGAGCGGCCGGCGCTGGCCTATACAGAGAAGACGATGATTCCGCTGCGCCAGCTGCAGACCTTTAGCGGCGATGTGCCGGATTACCGCGAATCTCTGCGTGCTGCTTTGGAGGCCGAAGTGGCTACGCTTGACCGGTTGAAGCGCTGGTCGAAGCAAGGTCTTGCTTTGCTTGAGCAGCTTGGAAAGCAATATAAGTAGCCTTTTATACAGCTCATATATTGTGCTGCGCTATTCGGGTAAAACAAACGGCAGTCGTTCGCTTAGGACGACTGCCGTTTGTTTAATTTATGACTAGTCTTACATTTGCTCGCTGCCTTAGCTTAAAGCTAGTTGATGAAGACAGCTTGAAGCGTACTGCGATAGGTAACCTGCAAGCCAAGCTCCTCGGAGAGGACCGCTAGCGGCAAATAGGTTTTTTGTTCTTTGCCACTCTTTTGCAAATAAGCAGCGGGGCTGTTCAGTTTTTTCTTCACGCCATCAACAAGGATAGTAGAAGATCCAATTGTAAATGCTACCGTATGATTATTGTAGGAAACGGTTGCCGTTTGGTACGTTTTGTTCCAAACAAGCTTTGCTCCAATGGCATCTGTAATGTCGCGCATCGGCACGAAGGTGCGGTTGCTTTTCATGGTGGCAGGGGATGAAGCTGCGAGCTCCTTGCCGCGTACGACTACAGAGACGGGCACATTCGCTGGGCGAGTGCGAACACTCAAAAACTTATTCCATATTGTGGTAGAATAAGTCTGACCCATAGCCGCGTACCCAAGGCGGGTCGGGTGGAAGTCACTGTTTGCAATCGACGTATATTCCAGCTCTTTGCCGACAAAAGGTTTGCTGACTTCAGTAATGGAAATATCGAATCCTTCCGCTTTTGTAGCGGCTACAATCGTTTTAAGCTTATCGTTAAGCTGGCTCAGCGCTTGTAACTCAAACTCACGCAGGCGTGCTGCATCTTCGGGTAAGGGAAAGCTTAGACCGCCGACTGTAATCGTAGCCGGAATCGGCATGTATTGATCGGCGATTACGAACTTTGCTTTTGGCGCGAGTGCGGTAACCACCTGCAGCCCAGTGCTCAGCCCTGTTTCAAATTGGGTCAGCGCCGTTTGCAGCAGCTGTGCTTTCTCCTCATTCGTAGTAGTGGATGTGATTTGTGCGGCTATACCGATCAAATCATTTCCTCCTATCGTCATAACGATCAGATCGGCGCCGCGAATGCTGCCTTGCATTTGTGCAGTTCCGCTAATGATAGCTGCCGCGCGAGGATCCTTCAGTCCAGGCTGAACATCGCTGACCGTGACGGTTTTACCTTCTGTCACCGCTCCAAGCAATTGGCTAAAGCCATTTGTCGTCAGGCCAAGAATACCGTAATTGACATATTCTGCGCGTAGCCCTTGGAACAATGCCTGCTCATATACGTGCTCCACGTAGCCGTATGGTACAGATTTTGCATCAAAGCCATACTCATAGCCGGCAGTTAGTGAATCTCCAAGTGCGACGATCTGATAGGACTCAGCTTCTTTTTCTGCGGCGGCAGCTGTTTTCAAGCCGGGTGAAGCCACCAATAAACCGATAATAATAAATAGAAACGACACTTTCCTCCACTTTCCAGACAACATGGACACTTCCTTTTGATAAAATAGTAGCAGCGGGTTTTCATTCATTTGCATAATTGTGTATAAAGTTTGCAGAAAGAACACGAACATTGCCGTTCTGATCACAATTATGAAAATATTAAATTGATTCCGTTTTGGCCTGATGTTAAAATACTGTAATAATCGCAAGTGGCGGAATAGAGCCCGGAATATGGTCAACCTCAAACGATCCCCGCAGCGCTGCTTAATTTTATTCAACATAACACGAACGTTTTCCTGCGAGTGCAGCTAAAAAGTTTGTGTACATCTATTCGGCGCGCTGTCGGATACAGACGTATGAGTAATTATGCAAAGTGATAGGCTGGCGGATAGTCTCTATTGTCCGCTTTACTAAAATATAAGTATTTATAAGTTTCACACTTATAAATGGGCTTATATATCATCGCGAAACGGCAGCTTTGCCACCAAAGGACGGCTTCAGCCGTTTACGCTTGTCAAGCTACAAGCCTGTTTGATGAAGCATAACTGCTTGTTCTCACAGCGATCGGCTTGGTTCCGTTATGCATGCCCCAAAAATCTTCTGATAGAAAGGTTGCACACAATGAAAGAGAAAATTTTTGGATTACCGCCGAAACAAGGTCTGTATGATCCTCAATTTGAGAAAGATGCATGCGGCATGGGATTCGTGGCGAACATCAAAGGAAGAAAGTCGCACAAGATTATTCGCCAGGCGCTGACGTTGCTGGAGAATATGGAGCATCGCGGCGGTCAAGGCAGCGAACCAAACACTGGAGATGGAGCAGGAATTATGCTTCAAATCCCCCATGCGTTTTTTGCAAATGAGCTGAAGCGAATGGAAGTGGAACTGCCAAGCGAAGGAGAATATGCCGTAGGTATGGTGTTTCTGCCGCAGGATGAGAACGTTCGCCGTTCGCTGGAGAGCGATCTTGAAGCTATTATTCGTGAAGAAGGCCAGTCGCTCATTGCTTGGCGTACCGTGCCGACGAATGATGCAAAGCTCGGTCAATCTGCTAAGTCGGTTAAGCCTTTTGTCCGCCAAGTATTTATTGGTAAGAACGAGAGCTTGAAGGACGTCTTGGCATTCGAGCGCAAGCTGTATGTCATTCGCAAACGGGCGGAAATCGCCATTCGCTTCTCGGGCAAAGAAGGCGGAGAAATGTTTTATTTCCCGAGCTTGTCCACGAAGAAAATCGTTTATAAAGGCATGCTTACGACGGAGCAGGTTGGCTCCTTCTATGTGGAGCTGAATGATGAGTCGGTCGTCACAGCGATGGCGCTTGTCCACTCTCGTTTTAGTACAAACACTTTCCCGAGCTGGGAACGTGCCCATCCGTTCCATTATTTGATTCACAACGGGGAGATTAATACGCTCCGCGGCAATGTGAACTGGATGCATGCTCGCCAGACGCTGTTTGAAACCGAATTGTTCGGCAGCGACATGGACAAAATTAAACCGATTATTAATCCTGATGGTTCGGATACAGCGATGTTTGACAATACGCTGGAATTTTTGTACTTGTCCGGTCGCTCATTGCCGCATGCGGCAATGATGATGGTTCCAGAACCATGGTCTAACCACGAAGGCATGGATGATGATAAGAAAGCTTTCTATGAATACCACAGCACTCTAATGGAGCCTTGGGATGGACCGGCTGCAATGGCCTTTACAGATGGCGTGCAGATCGGTGCTTTCCTTGACCGCAATGGCTTGCGTCCAGCTCGTTATTACGTAACGAAGGACGATCATATTATTCTTGGCTCCGAGGCGGGGACCGTTGTTATTCCGCCAGAGGATATTTTGTATAAAGATCGCCTGCGTCCGGGTATGATGCTGCTCATCGATACGAAGGAAGGCCGCATCATCTCCGATGAGGAAGTGAAGAAGCAAATCGCGACGGAGCAGCCGTACCGCGAGTGGTTGAACGAGCATTTGATCGATTTGGAAGATTTGCCGGATGCGCCGGAATTGCCGGAGCTTGACCATGCGACGGTACAGCAGCGCCAGCAATCTTTCGGCTATACCTTTGAAGATTTGCGCAAAGTGCTTGAGCCTATGGCAAGCAGCGGCATGGAGCCGATTGCTTCGATGGGCTACGATGCTCCGCTTGCTGTATTGTCAGACCGTCCTCAGCGTTTGTACAACTATTTCAAACAGCTGTTTGCGCAAGTAACGAACCCGCCAATCGATTCGATTCGTGAGGAGATCATTACTGCAGTAGGTACAACAATCGGACCTGAGCGCAACCTATTGAAGCCGGAGCCGGAAAGTGCGCGCCACATTAAGCTGGAGACGCCGCTCCTTTCCAATGAGCAGTTTGCGAAGCTTCGCCATGTTCGTCGTCCGGGCTTCAAGTCGATTACGCTGCCGATCTTCTTCACGGCTAGTGAGGGAGAAGAGGGGCTGCGCGCAGCACTGAAGCAAATGTGCGAAGCAGCAGACCGCGTTATCGACAAAGGGCATAATATTCTTATTTTGTCCGACCGCGGTATCGACAAAGAAAATGCGGCGATCCCGGCATTGCTTGCCGTATCCGCTTTGCATCACCATTTGATTCGCCAAGGTACGCGGACTAAAGTAGCGATTTTGCTTGAATCCGGCGATCCGCGCGAGGTTCATCACTTTGCGCTGCTGCTCGGCTATGGCGTGAGCGCCGTTAACCCTTATCTGGCATTTGAGACGCTTGACGATATGATCCGCCAAGGCTTGCTGAGAAATATTTCGCATGAGAAAGCGGTCAAAAACTTCATTAAAGCAGCTACTAAAGGCGTAACTAAAGTATTGTCCAAAATGGGTATTTCCACGATTCAATCGTACCGTGGCGCTCAAATTTTCGAGGCGCTTGGCTTGAAAGAGGAGCTCATTAATGAATATTTCACTTGGACGCCTTCGCGTATCGGCGGTATTGGACTTGATGTTATTGCAGAAGAAACGCTGAAATATCACAACTTGGCTTACGCTGAACAGGAAGGCCGTGTAACGGAGCTGGAATCCGGCGGCGAATACCAATGGCGTAAAGATGGCGAGGACCACCTGTTTAGTCCGCAGACGATCCACACCCTGCAGATGGCGGCTCGCTCCAATGATTATAAGCTTTACAAAAAATTCTCCCATCTTGTTCAAGGCGAGGACAAGAAGCATATGATGCTTCGTTCATTGCTGAGATTTAAGGATGGCAGAACAGCGATTCCGATCGAAGAGGTTGAACCGCTGGAATCGATTATGAAACGCTTTAAGACAGGCGCGATGTCCTTCGGCTCGATCAGCAAGGAAGCGCATGAAAGCCTAGCGATTGCGATGAACCGCCTTGGCGGACGTTCGAATACAGGAGAAGGCGGCGAGGACCCAGCGCGCTTCATTCCGGATGAGAACGGCGATTCCCGCCGCAGTGCAATCAAGCAGGTGGCATCGGGACGCTTCGGCGTAACGAGCAACTATTTGGTCAATGCGGATGAGATTCAAATCAAGATGGCGCAAGGCGCGAAGCCAGGAGAAGGCGGACAGCTGCCAGGACGCAAAGTTTACCCTTGGGTTGCCGAGGTTCGTGGCTCCACGCCAGGTGTAGGCTTGATCTCGCCTCCGCCGCATCATGATATTTATTCCATCGAGGATTTGGCTGAGCTAGTTCATGATTTGAAAAATGCGAACCCGCGCGCGCGCATTAACGTTAAACTCGTATCCGAGGTTGGCGTTGGTACGATTGCAGCAGGTGTTGCCAAAGGCCGCGCCGACATTATTATGGTCAGCGGTTATGATGGAGGAACGGGCGCATCTCCTATGAACTCGATTCGTCATGCGGGCTTGCCGTGGGAGCTTGGTCTGGCTGAAACTCACCAGACGCTGATGATCAACAACCTGCGTGATCGCGTTACGCTTGAAACAGACGGCAAAATGATGAACGGACGCGACGTTGCGATCGCTGTTTTGCTCGGCGCTGAAGAATATGGCTTCTCGACAGCACCACTTGTTGTGCTTGGCTGTGTAATGATGCGCGTTTGCCAACTAGACACATGTCCGGTCGGTGTAGCAACGCAAAATCCGGAGCTGCGCGCGAAATTTATGGGTGATCCAAGCCATGTGGTCAACTACCTGCGTTTTGTTGGTGAAGAGCTGCGCGAAATTATGGCTGAGCTTGGTTTCCGTACGATTCAGGAGATGGTTGGACGCGTAGATATTCTTGAAGCGAAGCATCTGGCTGATCATTACAAAGCGAAAGGTCTTGACCTGTCGCCGCTATTGTATCAACCGGAAGTATCTCAGGATGCTATTCGTTACTGTGCGCAAGAGCAAAACCATGGTTTGGATTTGTCCCTTGACGTTCAGGAACTGGTACCAGCAGCGAAAGCCGCTCTGGAAAATGGGGAGCAAGTACGTGGTACATTCCCAATTTTGAATACGAACCGTGTTGTTGGAACGGTGCTTGGCAGCGAAGTGACTCGTCGTTATGGCGCGAAGGGCTTGCCAGAGGATACGATTTCCTTCCACTTCGTTGGTTCGGCAGGCCAAAGCTTTGGTGCTTTCGTTCCTCAAGGTATTACGCTATCGCTGGAAGGCGATTCGAATGACTATGTAGGTAAAGGACTTTCCGGAGGCAAGGTCATTGTGGCTCCTTCATCGAAAGCAACCTTTGTCGCTGAAGAAAATGTCATTATCGGCAACACGGCACTCTACGGAGCAACAAGCGGCGAAGCCTATATTCGCGGTATTGCCGGCGAGCGTTTCGCGGTTCGCAACAGCGGCGTGAACGTTGTTGTTGAGGGCGTGGGCGACCATGGCTGTGAATATATGACGGGCGGCAGAGTCGTCATTCTTGGCCAGACTGGACGCAACTTTGCAGCTGGGATGTCCGGCGGTGTTGCTTACATCTATGACGAGCAAGGCGACTTCTACAAGCATTGCAATATCGAAATGGTATTGCTGGAGCGTCTTGAAGAGGAAGTCGACATTGCTGAATTACGCGGCATGATTGAACGCCATGTTGCCTATACGGATAGCGCTATTGGCGGTCGTGTGCTGAATGACTGGGATCTATCGCTTGCGAATTTCGTAAAAGTCATTCCGAAAGATTATAAGAAAATGCTTGAGTATATCCGCAAAGCTGAAGATTCCGGTTTGACGGAAGACGCAGCGCTGCTGTCAGCATTTGAAGCCAGCATGAAAGAGCTTGCCCGCACAGGCGGCTGATCCATGTGGCCCAATAGATAAATGAAAAACGGCTCTCCGATAAGGAGAGCCGTTTTTCATTGCTTTTTTTTAAATATAGGAAAGGATATGATTGTTCCATCCTTTCACTATAATTCTACGCAAAACATTAGCTTTGCCGCCAAAGGGCGGCGACAGCCGTTTCACCTTGTGCCAAACCATAACTAGCATTTGCTTATGTCGGCAGATTTTACCGTTTTCTTTTCCGAACAAGCAGTGTTCACTTATTTAGGAAAAATGAAAAGTATTTCAAAAATCACATAATATTTACCTTAAATCTACGTAATTCGACAAAAAAACAACAAAAAAAGAACAATCGTGCTCCCACCTTACGACAAATTCCCAGTAAGGTATTGGGTATAATAACAGTATTGTTCAAACTATACATAAGGCAGGAGTCGGATACGAAGATGGCAGAGAAAAATTCAGGCCGTATTGAATTAGATATTAAGGATATTCTTATCCAAATGGGAATTCCTCCAGAGAAATGGCCGCCGCTAGCGAATCCACCATCCAAATAAATAGTCTAATTCATCATTCTCTCCGCTCGTACAAAAGCTATAAACCGTTTCGTTTCTTCCACTGTCAACTTACGCCCATCAATACTCAAATTAAACTTCTCCAATATCTCATCATCGGCTAACTCCAAATGCTCGGTAAAATTGCGAACGTCGTCGCTAAGCACCGTTTGCGGATGAAGGGTGCGTCCAACTAGAAAATCTACGGACACTTGGTATAGATCAGCAAATTTTTTCAATGTCTCGGAATCCGGTTCCCGGCGATTTTTCTCGTAATGAGATAAAGCAGCACGTGAAATGCCAAGCTTTGCTGCGGTTTGCTCTTGTGTCCAATGTCTGTCATCTCTCAATTGAGCAATTCTGCTGCCTATATTCATATGACCCCTCCTAAAGGTTTGCGTAGCAAACTGACTTCGTAAGCATAAATGTACTTACAACATATAAACGGCAGGTTTTGCTATGCAAAACCTAGTTTGTATACACACATATTGGATTATTACTGCTACACCTATATTAATACGGAAACGTTAGATTTGCATTTGTTGCAACGAAATGTCGCAAAAAATATTGTTAGACGTTTTTTTTGCTTGACATGATACATATTGTATCTTAAAGTGAAGGAAAAGATTGATACATAATGTATCGAATTATTTCCAAGGCTCTATCACTTTATACCTATAAGGAGAAATAAATGGATGCTAAAGAGGAAAATTCGCGCAGCAAGGTCCGTTTAAAGCTAAAGCCAGGCATTAAGGCAGGGCTGAGGCTGCTCAATCGGCATGGCATTTTAATAAGTCCATCTACTGGAACGGTACTGGTGCTGAATTTAAGCCAGGAGGGTTTATGCTTCTGGTCTTCTTTAAGGCTCCCCGTACATCGACTGTATATGGTAGAAATTCGCATGAAGCTTTCCGGCAAAAACATCCGGCTTCAGGGAAATGTGGTTTGGCGTAAACGAACGGATAATGTTTTCGAGTACGGTATGCATTTTGAGCCCCCACTGCTTATCAAATCCATTATTACCCGCCTATTGAATGAAGAATTACTCGCCCAACATCCGCAGCAGCAGAAAATCCATCAATTATACCGCAGTTTGAACGCAAGAAGCACTTTTGTCAAATGAGGAGGATTTTCGGGTGAAACGTTGGGTGAAACGCTCGCTTATCGTCGTCAGTACCGTATGCCTGGTGGCAGGCTTGGGAACGGCTTTATACAGCTGGTATCTTTATGGAAGGTTTGAAAAAACGGCTGCTGATATGTTTGAGCCCATCATTTCTACTCCGTACGTAAGCTCAGACTCGGAGCTGCAGGTATCCGGCATAGAAGAAGCAATAATCGGGCAGAAGCCCTTCACCGTATTAGTAATGGGAGTAGATGAGAGGACAAATGATCGCGGACGAACAGACACCATGATCGTCATGGGAGTGAATCCGCTCAAGCATTCGGTCTTTATGTTCAACATTCCGCGTGATACGAGAACGGAAATTATTGGACATGGCACGACGGACAAAATAAACCATGCTTACGCTTTTGGCGGGGTGGAAATGTCAAAGCAGACGGTGGAGCATTTTCTTGATTATCCGATTGATTATTATATTCGGGTCAATATGGAAGGTTTCTCGAAAATCATCGACAAGCTTGGCGGAGTAACCGTCAACAATCCATATGCTTTTGATTTCAGCGGTTATACGTTTGAGCAAGGACCAATTCAGTTAAATGGTGAACAGGCGCTGCTTTTTTCTCGCATGAGATATGAGGACCCGAAAGGGGACAGGGGAAGAAATGACCGTCAGCGCGCTGTCCTAAAGCAGCTCATTTCCAATGTGTTTACCTTATATGGCGCTGCACAATTAAGCAATCTGCTTGCGGAGATGGGCGACAATGTGAGGACGAATATAACCTTTGATGAGATGAAAACCTTTTTTAAGGAATATGGGACAGGGATCGAAAAGCTGGATAGCGTTGAAATAGGCGGCAGCGGGACGATGATTGATAAGGTTTGGTATTATATCGTCGGCGATCAGGAACGCAATCGAATTCACGAGCTTCTTAAAAAACAAATGAGCATATAGATGGATGAGGTTTAAAGCCCTCTGTTCTTATAAAAAAATGATAAGGGCCCTGACAAAATGTTGTCAGGGTTCGATGCTTCTGTAAGACGACAAAATTTGAGTTTTTTTGTTGACATTATTCGCTAAATACCATAAAATATAAACAAACAGATACATTACGTAACATTTTACATAAAAGTGATACAATAAGTATACAAGGAGTGATCAGGTGATTCAGCTTCAGGAGCAGTTCTATTGCGTCGGATGCCAAAACATGATACCTACAGGGCTAGCGAATGTGTTATTCCGAACTGGATTTTTCCGTGTAGTAAATCGGCTAGGGTGTTGTAGAGCTTGTGCTCAGGCACAAGCTGGCCATGCTAATAAGTTGGAGGCACAATTGCAAAGCGTAACAGGTGAAGTCATCCCGTTAACTGCCAAATCTGATTATGATCCCTATCAAACGAGCTTCTATCCGGCAAGCCAAAACCTCCTGACTACAGAAGTTGTGTAGCAGGAGGTTTTTTCTATTTCATTGCTGCTATTCGCGTGCATGTTCCAATTGTTTCCTTATTCGATTATACTAGGTAGGGTTATATGCAGTCAGATTAATGTTAGATCAGTATTAGATCGCTATTAGAAATGTGAGAGGACATGCGGTCCACTGGAGAAGGAGGAAATAGAAATTGGAGCAGCCAATCGTACAAATGCTAAATGTAACGAAGCGCATCGGCAAACGGACGATCATTGATCATCTTAGCCTTGACTTGCCGGCTGGTGAAGTATTCGGCTTCCTTGGTCCGAATGGAGCAGGAAAGACAACCATGATCCGAATGATGGTCGGCCTCATTTCAATAACGGAAGGCGAAATCAAAATCGATGGCCACAGCATCTCAAAGCATTTTGAGAAAGCGATTCGCCATGTCGGCGCCATTGTCGAAAATCCCGAGATGTACAAATATATGACCGGTTATCAAAATTTGGTTCATTTTGCCCGGATGGTTCCTGGTGTTGAGCATTCACGTATTCAGGAGGTGACGGAGCTTGTCGGGCTTGGCTCGCGCATTCATGATAAAGTTAATACCTATTCGCTGGGGATGCGGCAGCGGCTGGGCGTAGCACAGGCGATTTTGCATCGTCCAAAGCTGCTTATTTTGGATGAGCCGACGAATGGACTTGATCCCATGGGCATTCGTGAGCTGCGAGATTATTTGCAAAGGCTGGCCAAGCAAGAGGGACTGGCGATATTCGTCTCCAGCCATTTGCTAGCCGAGATGGAGCTAATGTGCGACCGGGTGGCCATAATCCAGCAGGGCAAGCTTGTGGAGGTTGTCAAGGTTGAGAAAAACAGGGAGTCAGAACAAACGGCAATGCAGCGGGTTGTTTTTGAAGTAGACGATTTAGAGGCGGCGCTTGCTGTTGCAGCAGCTGAGGGGATAACAGGGGAAAGGGCTGGCCAAGCCATCGCTATTGGGGCGGATAAAGAAGCGGTCGCAATCTTTAATGCAAAGCTTGTAGCGGCAGGCATTAAAGTATATGCCATTCAGGCACAGTATCAATCTTTAGAGGATCGGTTCCTCGAGAAGACGGGGGGTGGTCATATTGTATAACTTCAGCAAGCTGCTATTGAATGAAAATATGAAAATCTATCTCCGCACAAGAACCTGGATTATGACGGGTCTGCTGCTGGCGTTGGTTGTATTTATGACCGTACCTGTTTATTTTATGTCCAAAGACAGTGCGACATCGATGTGGACACTTGTAAAATATGAATCAGCTGTAGGTTATTTGCTTATTGCGATGTTCACAGCCGTCGTTGCGGCTGGGAGTGTTGCTGAGGAGTTCACGAGTGGAACGATTAAGCTGCTGCTTATTCGCCCATGGATGAGATGGAAAATTTTATTGTCCAAATACATTTCGGTCGTGTTGTTCGCGCTGTTCCAGGTCGTGCTGTTATATGCATTTACTATTGCGTTCAATTTTTTGTTTTTTGATTCTACGAATGTAACGGCTGGAGAGATTCACGGCTTTTTCA
This genomic window contains:
- a CDS encoding ABC transporter permease subunit produces the protein MYNFSKLLLNENMKIYLRTRTWIMTGLLLALVVFMTVPVYFMSKDSATSMWTLVKYESAVGYLLIAMFTAVVAAGSVAEEFTSGTIKLLLIRPWMRWKILLSKYISVVLFALFQVVLLYAFTIAFNFLFFDSTNVTAGEIHGFFMDEGQYEGSAAVYNMKYYAMRFIALLVTSMIAFMLSTVFRSGGLAIGLSIFLVFSSISVGPFIGLINYEWVDYLFFVQLDLVPYLVGDVGGRTLGFAISVLAVYYALFAALTWFVFEKRDVGA
- a CDS encoding LCP family protein — its product is MKRWVKRSLIVVSTVCLVAGLGTALYSWYLYGRFEKTAADMFEPIISTPYVSSDSELQVSGIEEAIIGQKPFTVLVMGVDERTNDRGRTDTMIVMGVNPLKHSVFMFNIPRDTRTEIIGHGTTDKINHAYAFGGVEMSKQTVEHFLDYPIDYYIRVNMEGFSKIIDKLGGVTVNNPYAFDFSGYTFEQGPIQLNGEQALLFSRMRYEDPKGDRGRNDRQRAVLKQLISNVFTLYGAAQLSNLLAEMGDNVRTNITFDEMKTFFKEYGTGIEKLDSVEIGGSGTMIDKVWYYIVGDQERNRIHELLKKQMSI
- a CDS encoding stalk domain-containing protein, with translation MLSGKWRKVSFLFIIIGLLVASPGLKTAAAAEKEAESYQIVALGDSLTAGYEYGFDAKSVPYGYVEHVYEQALFQGLRAEYVNYGILGLTTNGFSQLLGAVTEGKTVTVSDVQPGLKDPRAAAIISGTAQMQGSIRGADLIVMTIGGNDLIGIAAQITSTTTNEEKAQLLQTALTQFETGLSTGLQVVTALAPKAKFVIADQYMPIPATITVGGLSFPLPEDAARLREFELQALSQLNDKLKTIVAATKAEGFDISITEVSKPFVGKELEYTSIANSDFHPTRLGYAAMGQTYSTTIWNKFLSVRTRPANVPVSVVVRGKELAASSPATMKSNRTFVPMRDITDAIGAKLVWNKTYQTATVSYNNHTVAFTIGSSTILVDGVKKKLNSPAAYLQKSGKEQKTYLPLAVLSEELGLQVTYRSTLQAVFIN
- the gltB gene encoding glutamate synthase large subunit; protein product: MKEKIFGLPPKQGLYDPQFEKDACGMGFVANIKGRKSHKIIRQALTLLENMEHRGGQGSEPNTGDGAGIMLQIPHAFFANELKRMEVELPSEGEYAVGMVFLPQDENVRRSLESDLEAIIREEGQSLIAWRTVPTNDAKLGQSAKSVKPFVRQVFIGKNESLKDVLAFERKLYVIRKRAEIAIRFSGKEGGEMFYFPSLSTKKIVYKGMLTTEQVGSFYVELNDESVVTAMALVHSRFSTNTFPSWERAHPFHYLIHNGEINTLRGNVNWMHARQTLFETELFGSDMDKIKPIINPDGSDTAMFDNTLEFLYLSGRSLPHAAMMMVPEPWSNHEGMDDDKKAFYEYHSTLMEPWDGPAAMAFTDGVQIGAFLDRNGLRPARYYVTKDDHIILGSEAGTVVIPPEDILYKDRLRPGMMLLIDTKEGRIISDEEVKKQIATEQPYREWLNEHLIDLEDLPDAPELPELDHATVQQRQQSFGYTFEDLRKVLEPMASSGMEPIASMGYDAPLAVLSDRPQRLYNYFKQLFAQVTNPPIDSIREEIITAVGTTIGPERNLLKPEPESARHIKLETPLLSNEQFAKLRHVRRPGFKSITLPIFFTASEGEEGLRAALKQMCEAADRVIDKGHNILILSDRGIDKENAAIPALLAVSALHHHLIRQGTRTKVAILLESGDPREVHHFALLLGYGVSAVNPYLAFETLDDMIRQGLLRNISHEKAVKNFIKAATKGVTKVLSKMGISTIQSYRGAQIFEALGLKEELINEYFTWTPSRIGGIGLDVIAEETLKYHNLAYAEQEGRVTELESGGEYQWRKDGEDHLFSPQTIHTLQMAARSNDYKLYKKFSHLVQGEDKKHMMLRSLLRFKDGRTAIPIEEVEPLESIMKRFKTGAMSFGSISKEAHESLAIAMNRLGGRSNTGEGGEDPARFIPDENGDSRRSAIKQVASGRFGVTSNYLVNADEIQIKMAQGAKPGEGGQLPGRKVYPWVAEVRGSTPGVGLISPPPHHDIYSIEDLAELVHDLKNANPRARINVKLVSEVGVGTIAAGVAKGRADIIMVSGYDGGTGASPMNSIRHAGLPWELGLAETHQTLMINNLRDRVTLETDGKMMNGRDVAIAVLLGAEEYGFSTAPLVVLGCVMMRVCQLDTCPVGVATQNPELRAKFMGDPSHVVNYLRFVGEELREIMAELGFRTIQEMVGRVDILEAKHLADHYKAKGLDLSPLLYQPEVSQDAIRYCAQEQNHGLDLSLDVQELVPAAKAALENGEQVRGTFPILNTNRVVGTVLGSEVTRRYGAKGLPEDTISFHFVGSAGQSFGAFVPQGITLSLEGDSNDYVGKGLSGGKVIVAPSSKATFVAEENVIIGNTALYGATSGEAYIRGIAGERFAVRNSGVNVVVEGVGDHGCEYMTGGRVVILGQTGRNFAAGMSGGVAYIYDEQGDFYKHCNIEMVLLERLEEEVDIAELRGMIERHVAYTDSAIGGRVLNDWDLSLANFVKVIPKDYKKMLEYIRKAEDSGLTEDAALLSAFEASMKELARTGG
- a CDS encoding helix-turn-helix transcriptional regulator, with protein sequence MNIGSRIAQLRDDRHWTQEQTAAKLGISRAALSHYEKNRREPDSETLKKFADLYQVSVDFLVGRTLHPQTVLSDDVRNFTEHLELADDEILEKFNLSIDGRKLTVEETKRFIAFVRAERMMN
- a CDS encoding PilZ domain-containing protein, with product MDAKEENSRSKVRLKLKPGIKAGLRLLNRHGILISPSTGTVLVLNLSQEGLCFWSSLRLPVHRLYMVEIRMKLSGKNIRLQGNVVWRKRTDNVFEYGMHFEPPLLIKSIITRLLNEELLAQHPQQQKIHQLYRSLNARSTFVK
- the kapB gene encoding sporulation phosphorelay system protein KapB, whose amino-acid sequence is MEEARSTFEVGAIVRAEVRSGLYVGEVMELHGPRALFKVLAVLKHPQQGDLHHPYEPDVPLFHERPALAYTEKTMIPLRQLQTFSGDVPDYRESLRAALEAEVATLDRLKRWSKQGLALLEQLGKQYK
- a CDS encoding ABC transporter ATP-binding protein, which encodes MLNVTKRIGKRTIIDHLSLDLPAGEVFGFLGPNGAGKTTMIRMMVGLISITEGEIKIDGHSISKHFEKAIRHVGAIVENPEMYKYMTGYQNLVHFARMVPGVEHSRIQEVTELVGLGSRIHDKVNTYSLGMRQRLGVAQAILHRPKLLILDEPTNGLDPMGIRELRDYLQRLAKQEGLAIFVSSHLLAEMELMCDRVAIIQQGKLVEVVKVEKNRESEQTAMQRVVFEVDDLEAALAVAAAEGITGERAGQAIAIGADKEAVAIFNAKLVAAGIKVYAIQAQYQSLEDRFLEKTGGGHIV